The following coding sequences are from one Arachis hypogaea cultivar Tifrunner chromosome 7, arahy.Tifrunner.gnm2.J5K5, whole genome shotgun sequence window:
- the LOC112702594 gene encoding probable transcription factor At1g61730: protein MAKQKQVAPEDSDDESQVPRPQPEQEDSSEEEEAATSSDEDEDTDQGEDEPRKPQPQKVSKPSSYSSKPSPKLKSQPSASGSKRAAENSIDDSKQPKRGKKAQEDNAVGSVEEDPQKSKSLFQRVFSEEDEIGILKGLSEFIAKTGKEPYKCADEFYDFMKGSNLIRANVSCMQVKEKIRRLKKKFENILIKEKNGKGTTLKPHELEALQLGKNVWGHDGRGGEAVLKETAKKDTVNNEKAAKKALVPHSKGKAEAKSKLNSEPLDSNEGRRMSEFSVTSLALTSMLRYDGTFGKPFGEDYIRKGIELLGVSKREDIEARWRKFKDAENKLYVEIAEFYAEQAKLIYQANSSSSS, encoded by the coding sequence ATGGCGAAGCAGAAGCAAGTCGCTCCTGAAGACTCTGACGACGAATCGCAGGTTCCCAGGCCTCAGCCCGAACAAGAAGATAGCAgcgaggaagaagaagcagcaacttCATCTGACGAGGACGAAGACACAGACCAAGGCGAAGATGAACCCAGGAAGCCTCAACCGCAAAAGGTTTCCAAACCCTCGTCATATTCTTCTAAACCCTCTCCAAAGTTGAAGTCTCAACCTTCGGCTTCCGGGTCAAAGCGCGCAGCTGAAAACAGTATCGACGACTCGAAGCAACCAAAACGTGGGAAGAAGGCACAGGAGGATAACGCCGTCGGCTCCGTTGAAGAGGATCCGCAGAAATCCAAATCCCTCTTTCAGAGGGTTTTCAGCGAGGAAGATGAGATAGGTATCTTGAAAGGCCTGTCTGAGTTCATCGCGAAAACAGGGAAGGAACCCTATAAATGCGCTGATGAATTTTACGATTTTATGAAGGGGTCGAACTTGATTCGGGCAAATGTATCATGCATGCAAGTGAAGGAGAAGATCCGCCGGCTGAAGAAGAAGTTTGAAAACATCCTAATAAAAGAGAAGAACGGCAAGGGGACAACCTTAAAGCCGCACGAGTTGGAAGCACTTCAGTTGGGAAAGAATGTTTGGGGCCACGATGGCCGTGGCGGTGAAGCAGTTCTCAAGGAAACTGCGAAAAAGGATACAGTTAATAATGAGAAGGCTGCGAAGAAGGCGCTAGTGCCCCATTCAAAAGGAAAAGCTGAAGCAAAGTCCAAACTAAATTCTGAACCTTTGGATTCAAATGAAGGTAGAAGGATGAGTGAATTTTCTGTGACTAGTTTAGCTTTGACTTCAATGTTGAGGTACGATGGGACTTTTGGTAAGCCTTTCGGTGAAGATTATATTAGAAAGGGAATAGAGTTACTTGGAGTCTCAAAGAGGGAAGACATCGAGGCTAGGTGGAGGAAGTTCAAAGACGCTGAAAATAAATTGTATGTGGAGATAGCTGAATTCTATGCCGAACAGGCTAAGTTGATATATCAAGCAAATAGCTCGTCGTCCTCCTAG